From the genome of Mesorhizobium japonicum MAFF 303099, one region includes:
- a CDS encoding LssY C-terminal domain-containing protein, with product MSQRSIRRRIATWVLALLGAWIVLAYLAAPEFWTFRERGFRDQRLEMVTHTPQGIPGDPINVGLVGTEKEVVHAFAVAGWDTADAVTLRTAIDIGESVLFSRPYPDAPMSRLLFEGRAQDLAFEKPVGDSADRRHHVRFWKTDTVGDDGRPLWLGAASFDRGVGLSHDTGAITHHIGPDIDAERDFLIGDLNAAGLLASTSELPGIGATRTGRNGGGDPYFTDGKAIIGVLKQPQ from the coding sequence ATGAGCCAGCGAAGTATTCGGCGACGCATTGCGACCTGGGTATTGGCCTTGCTTGGCGCCTGGATCGTGCTTGCCTATCTCGCCGCGCCGGAATTCTGGACATTCCGCGAGCGCGGCTTTCGCGACCAGCGCCTCGAAATGGTGACGCACACGCCGCAAGGCATTCCCGGTGACCCGATCAATGTCGGCCTTGTCGGCACGGAGAAAGAGGTGGTCCATGCCTTCGCCGTTGCCGGTTGGGACACCGCTGACGCCGTCACCTTGAGAACCGCTATCGACATCGGCGAAAGTGTGTTGTTTTCCCGCCCCTATCCCGATGCGCCGATGAGCCGCCTGCTGTTCGAGGGCCGCGCCCAGGATCTCGCTTTCGAAAAGCCGGTGGGCGACAGCGCCGACCGGCGCCATCACGTCCGTTTCTGGAAGACCGATACGGTCGGCGACGACGGCCGCCCGCTATGGCTGGGTGCCGCCAGCTTCGATCGCGGCGTCGGCCTCAGCCACGACACCGGCGCCATCACCCATCACATCGGTCCCGACATCGACGCCGAACGCGACTTCCTGATCGGCGACCTCAACGCGGCCGGCCTGCTGGCATCGACCAGCGAATTGCCGGGCATCGGCGCCACCAGGACCGGCCGCAATGGCGGCGGCGATCCCTATTTCACCGACGGCAAGGCAATCATCGGCGTGCTGAAGCAGCCGCAGTGA